The following coding sequences lie in one Silene latifolia isolate original U9 population chromosome 5, ASM4854445v1, whole genome shotgun sequence genomic window:
- the LOC141657413 gene encoding mitochondrial dicarboxylate/tricarboxylate transporter DTC-like, with product MADQSTKSSGGVWPTVKPFVNGGTSGMLATCVIQPIDMIKVRIQLGQGSATQVTKNMLAAEGVGAFYKGLSAGLLRQATYTTARLGSFKILTAKAIAANDGKPLPLYQKALCGLTAGAIGASVGSPADLALIRMQADATLPAAQRRHYKNAFHALSKIISDEGFLAMWKGAGPTVVRAMALNMGMLASYDQSVEFFRDTVGLGEASTVVGASAVSGFFAAACSLPFDYVKTQIQKMQPDATGKYPYTGSLDCAMKTLKAGGPFKFYTGFPVYCVRIAPHVMMTWIFLNQIQKVQKTIGL from the exons ATGGCGGATCAAAGTACAAAATCAAGTGGAGGAGTATGGCCAACTGTTAAACCCTTTGTTAATGGTGGTACTTCTGGTATGCTTGCCACTTGTGTCATTCAACCCATTGATATGATCAAG GTGAGAATTCAATTGGGTCAGGGATCTGCTACTCAAGTCACTAAGAACATGCTTGCTGCTGAGGGTGTTGGTGCCTTCTACAAG GGTCTGTCTGCAGGGTTGCTTAGGCAAGCCACATATACAACTGCCAGACTTGGTTCTTTCAA gATTTTGACAGCCAAAGCTATAGCTGCTAATGATGGGAAGCCGTTGCCTCTCTACCAGAAAGCTCTTTGCGGATTAACTGCTGGTGCTATTGGAGCCTCTGTTGGTAGTCCTGCTGATCTTGCTCTCATCCGTATGCAAGCTGATGCTACTCTTCCAGCTGCTCAACGGAGGCATTACAAAAATGCATTCCATGCTCTTTCCAAGATCATCTCAGATGAGGGGTTTTTGGCAATGTGGAAAGGTGCGGGTCCTACAGTTGTGAGAGCAATGGCATTGAACATGGGAATGCTTGCTTCTTATGATCAGTCCGTAGAGTTTTTCAGGGATACTGTTGGCTTGGGTGAAGCTTCCACTGTTGTAG GTGCAAGTGCAGTCTCTGGATTCTTTGCTGCTGCATGCAGTCTACCGTTCGATTACGTGAAAACCCAAATACAGAAAATGCAGCCCGACGCCACCGGAAAGTATCCTTATACCGGCTCCTTGGACTGTGCTATGAAAACTTTGAAAGCAGGAGGACCTTTTAAATTCTACACAGGATTTCCAGTGTACTGCGTTCGAATCGCCCCACACGTCATG ATGACATGGATATTCTTGAACCAAATCCAAAAGGTCCAGAAGACTATTGGATTGTAG
- the LOC141655384 gene encoding secreted RxLR effector protein 161-like: MLQLLVALCMLKSVLDLTLHMLLGVLGRYQSNPCIDHWEVTKKVLRYLQGAKDYMLMYRRTDSLEVVGYSDSDFVGWIDSRKSTLGYVFMLDNGDVFWWCIKQTLTTTYTMEAEFVSYFEATSQGMPPKGFKGHVVNKGLGSIM; encoded by the exons ATGCTTCAGCTATTGGTAGCATTATGTATGCTCAAGTCTGTACTAGACCTGACATTGCATATGTTGTTGGGAGTATTAGGCAGATATCAGAGTAACCCATGCATCGATCACTGGGAGGTTACAAAGAAAGTGTTGAGATACCTTCAGGGTGCTAAAGATTACATGCTTATGTATAGACGGACTGATAGTCTTGAAGTGGTAGGGTACTCTGACTCAGACTTTGTTGGATGGATTGATTCACGAAAATCCACATTaggatatgtgtttatgctagATAACGGAGATGTATTCTGGTGGTGTATTAAGCAGACATTGACAACCACTTATACTATGGAGGCCGAGTTCGTTTCTTATTTTGAGGCTACCTCACAAG GCATGCCACCTAAAGGTTTCAAGGGTCATGTAGTGAATAAGGGACTTGGTTCCATAATGTGA